In Phycisphaeraceae bacterium, the genomic stretch CAAAGACCAATCTCGGATCAGTGCCCGAACACCGGTCATGCCGTATTCTTCATCCACCGTATAGGCGATGGCGATATTGTTTTGTCCTCCCTGAGCTGCGTAGCGCTGCAGCGCGCAAAACATCGCAGCTCCGGTGCCTTTCGTATCGCACGAACCTCGTCCCCATATCCGTCCGCTGTGAATCGTTGCCCCAAAGGGATCGATCGTCATTCCGTCCACCACCACCGTATCGAGATGACTCTCGAACATCAGCCATGGAGCATTCGGCGAGACGCGGTATGTAACGATCAGATTTTCACCCTGCTCGGGGACAACCATTCGTCGTGTCTCAAAGCCGGCCTCTGTCGCAGTCTGCTCGAGATAATCCGTCAATCGACCTTCTGGGAACTTTCTCAGGGAGTAGTTGGAATTAACCGTGTCGATAGCAACCATATCACGGAGCAGATCAACAACGGGTTTCGGATGAACCGTGGTGCTCATGGAAAACTCGACGATAGGGATCAGAATGCTTTTCGCGTGGGGTTGATAACCATATTGTCGTGGCCGGGAATGATGACATCCGCGATCTCGATAGCTTCGACCAGGCTTTCCTTGGCCTTTCCAGCATCGACGGCGCCGCGCAGAACGCGGCCTTGTTCGAGATGCTCCGAGGTGGCGACCGCGTCACCGGCGATCAGAACCGTCGAATTGACAAAGGCCAGCAACAGCCCCGCTGTTCCCGGCGTAAATCCCGGCAAGGGAAACAGATCCACCTGCGGAGCAATCCGATCAGGAGCCACTGCACACGTTTTGAGAATTGATATTTCTTCCTGCAATATCCGTTGTGTCGCTTCGTCCTTCTCACGCTGAAACATCTCAACCAGTGCGCGTCCGACGTTTTCACGCTCCGTTTCACTGATGAGCCATCTTGCCTGGGTAAAAGCGGATATTCCTCGTCGATGCGCCGGGCGAAAGTTTGTCAAAAAGACATCAGTAACAGCTGATGGCTCCAATCCGCTGCGCTCCTGTAGCCGGGCGGTGATGACTTGTGGAGGCAACCCCGGATCAACAAGAATCACACGATCACCGCTGCGGATGAGTGTCGTCGTCGCGTGAGGGGTTCGCGACTGGCCTCTTTCATTCCAAAGCTCGTGCTGGCTGAGCGAGCCGATGCTGATTACGCGGTAATCCATGCGTTACCCGTCCTGCAGATCATCGGTGCGAAGCGAGGAAAACGATTCGCCGAGTTTACGCTTCTTTTCCTTGAGTTTCTCCACGACCAGCGGCGGGAGCAGGCGGCCCAAACGATCAATCTCGCCACCTGCCGCAATCTGCTTGATCAGGCTGGAGCTGGTAAACCCATAGGCTTCACCCGTCATAATGAACACGGTCTCAATATCCGCTACCGCGCGGTTAGTCAGTGCAAGCTGAAATTCATAATGAAGGTCCGTCACATTTCGCAGACCTCGAAGGATAACTGCGGCACCGATTTTTTTGGCGTAGTCCACCGTCAAACCCCGAAAACTCTCCACCGTCACATGGGTACACACTTCGCGGACGATAGTCGTAACCATGTCGAGCCGCTCCTCGATGGAAAACAACTCACGCTTGGCGGGATTGTGACCAATAGCGACGACGAGGCGATCAAACAGGTTTTCACCGCGGCGAATCACGTCGAGGTGACCGTTTGTGAATGGGTCAAACGTCCCGGGGAAAACTGCGATCT encodes the following:
- a CDS encoding MBL fold metallo-hydrolase; this translates as MDYRVISIGSLSQHELWNERGQSRTPHATTTLIRSGDRVILVDPGLPPQVITARLQERSGLEPSAVTDVFLTNFRPAHRRGISAFTQARWLISETERENVGRALVEMFQREKDEATQRILQEEISILKTCAVAPDRIAPQVDLFPLPGFTPGTAGLLLAFVNSTVLIAGDAVATSEHLEQGRVLRGAVDAGKAKESLVEAIEIADVIIPGHDNMVINPTRKAF
- the coaD gene encoding pantetheine-phosphate adenylyltransferase produces the protein IAVFPGTFDPFTNGHLDVIRRGENLFDRLVVAIGHNPAKRELFSIEERLDMVTTIVREVCTHVTVESFRGLTVDYAKKIGAAVILRGLRNVTDLHYEFQLALTNRAVADIETVFIMTGEAYGFTSSSLIKQIAAGGEIDRLGRLLPPLVVEKLKEKKRKLGESFSSLRTDDLQDG